AAGCAATAGAGGAACTTGTTTGCACTAGAAAAGCAATGGTTCACTCTACTATCTCTGGAGCATGAGTTTCATGATTGGGAATTTAACGCCTGCAAGGTATGTTGTTTTAGGTTATAATAGTATGTATATCTATATTCAGTAATTTACCGCGGTTTAGTTAAATCAACCCATGCCAATGTCACAGTAGCAACTTGCAAACGATTCCATATTTTTTTACAAAACCAATAGAGGACCTGGTTTGCACTATCAAAGCATAGAAGCACTTCACTGTGTCTAGAGCAAGCATTTCATGACTTCACAAGTCAAGGTGTAATCACCTTCACCGCATGATAACTCAGCATGTTCTGATCGTTCTGTCCTGCAGGAGTGGATGATGGTTGCTATGATGATTGGAGTCTTGATAATAATGTTGCCAAGAAAGTAAGGAATGAATCTTATTGTACTAGATCTGCGAAAAGTAATATGGGTCGGAGGGAGTACTGAAAAACAATGTCTTTTGTTAATCTCCTTTTGTACTTAAAATTTCCCTATTCTTGCCATTAAATTCCAGATACTTGAGATAGAGAGGATCGCTAGGTTTCCACACACAATGGTTCTTGAGGGTGGAAGCATTCATGTAGACGGAGAAGGTGCTTGTCATATCATTTTGATCAAATGGTTTCAGTGTTTTTGGTGTTTTGCTGATAATTTTGTCATATTGAAAAAGGTACATGCATTACAACAGAAGAATGCTTGTTAAACCCTAACCGAAACCCCAACATGACTAGACAAGATATAGAGAATGAGCTGAAGGATTTTCTTGGAGTCACAAAGATCATTTGGATACCTCAGGGACTTTTTGGTAAATAATTTAAAGTATTTTATCACTTGCAGTTCTAAAAACCGCAAAATTTTATCTCCTCACTTGTAGAACTATTTTACTGCTTAGTAACCTTGTGATGGTTTTCCAGGTGATGAGGATACAAATGGGCAtgttgacagtttatgctgttttATTAGACCTGGTGTCGTCCTCTTGGCATGGACTAATGATGAGAATGACCCACAGTATGAAATATCAGTTAGAGCACTATCAACTCTCACTCAGTCCGTCGATGCGAAAGGACGGAAAATAGAGGTGGTAAAGATCCACGTGCCAGGGCCTTTATATGTTACAAAGGAAGAGGGGGATGGTGTTGATGCAACGGTCAGTATCGGTATTGCAGCTATTCTCATGAGTAACTATGGGTCCATCGCAACACTGATTTCTTTGCTCGGACATGTTACCAGGGGCATGCTGTACCGAGGGAACCAGGCAAGAGACTGCCTGCATCATACGTGAACTTCTACCCGACGAATGGTGGGATCATAGCACCCGCATTTGGCGATAACCAGCGGGACGACGAAGCACGTGAGGTTCTCCAGAAGGCATTTCCTGATCATGAGGTTAGCTCTCATGCTCCTGAAGCTAGCAGTGCCTGTTAGTTGTAGAAATGAAAATTCATTGAGGTTCGATGATCTGAAGGGACTCGTGAACTGTTGCCTGCAGGTTGTGATGGTGGAAGGCGC
This region of Lolium perenne isolate Kyuss_39 chromosome 2, Kyuss_2.0, whole genome shotgun sequence genomic DNA includes:
- the LOC127335181 gene encoding agmatine deiminase translates to MVKVMAGCPAKMGFRMPAEWEPHEQCWMGWPERPDNWRENAGPARIIFARTAIAISKFEPVTICASAEQYPHVHELMEHQPNIRVIEMSMNDSWFRDTGPTFIIHKGGPEPGLTEQTIAGIDWEFNAWGGVDDGCYDDWSLDNNVAKKILEIERIARFPHTMVLEGGSIHVDGEGTCITTEECLLNPNRNPNMTRQDIENELKDFLGVTKIIWIPQGLFGDEDTNGHVDSLCCFIRPGVVLLAWTNDENDPQYEISVRALSTLTQSVDAKGRKIEVVKIHVPGPLYVTKEEGDGVDATGHAVPREPGKRLPASYVNFYPTNGGIIAPAFGDNQRDDEAREVLQKAFPDHEVVMVEGAREIVLGGGNIHCITQQQPARPS